A genomic segment from Glycine soja cultivar W05 chromosome 18, ASM419377v2, whole genome shotgun sequence encodes:
- the LOC114394596 gene encoding protein-tyrosine-phosphatase MKP1-like isoform X1, translating to MYALRYNKECPSAGSDDLGVWPLPQTPRGSIRTYYSSQPTKDFLFKRDKLAFFDKECSRIAEHIYLGSDTVAKNHELLRQNGITHMLNCVGFVCPEYFKGDFVYKTLWLQDSPTEDITSILYDVFDYFEDVREQGGRVLVHCCQGVSRSTALVIAYLMWREGQSFEDAFQFVKTARAVTNPNMGFACQLLQCQKRIHAMPTSPNSVHKMYRMAPHSPYDPLHLVPKMVNQPGARALDSRGGFIIHIPSAIYVWNGKHCNSVMSCNARTAAFQMIRYEGAKGPILTIHEGEEPPGFWIALSGDSDKEEEVMVMEEPSEGMESAELVDSGTTGPRKVDAYDLDFEIFHKALAGGVVPPFSLSDTGLETCLPAREQGWARLRRKFASGLLTSPKLNCDADSDPCNDHQPSVDVEVEKQDSADEPLSPSSIPPCGSPDSFECYPNREKGSPEAMDFSVHGVASSLPLSPPGTSNPFPCFISCSPKFNSKSPTLSPSSSDYASSFTFSPSSTNWSDLSFLSPRQPLSSGLESAEPFNVKDSSFSKNSSLLHKEDVPSPLEEFSANHTFGGVNSNLPMKGSFLSIAECRGSHPPSLMLPPSASESSHVPKNNLVRSLSFSLPELDDNAVKGDTCKQSDLENKGK from the exons ATGTATGCGTTAAGATACAATAAG GAATGTCCTAGTGCTGGATCTGATGATCTTGGAGTTTGGCCACTTCCTCAGACTCCACGAGGCTCCATCAGAACCTATTATTCAAGTCAACCCACCAAAGATTTTCTCTTCAAGAGGGACAAGTTGGCCTTCTTTGACAAGGAGTGTTCCAGAATTGCTGAGCACATATACTTGGGGAGTGACACAGTAGCCAAGAACCATGAACTCCTCAGGCAGAATGGAATCACACACATGCTCAACTGTGTTGGGTTTGTTTGTCCCGAGTATTTCAAAGGTGATTTTGTGTACAAGACACTGTGGTTGCAGGACAGCCCCACGGAGGACATCACAAGCATTCTCTATGATGTGTTTGATTACTTTGAGGATGTCAGAGAGCAAGGTGGGCGTGTCCTTGTTCATTGCTGCCAAGGGGTTTCTCGATCAACGGCTTTGGTGATTGCTTACCTCATGTGGAGGGAGGGGCAGAGCTTTGAAGATGCTTTTCAGTTTGTGAAGACTGCAAGGGCTGTGACCAACCCGAACATGGGTTTTGCTTGTCAACTTTTGCAGTGCCAGAAAAGGATCCATGCTATGCCTACAAGTCCAAATTCTGTTCACAAGATGTATCGGATGGCTCCTCACTCCCCCTATGACCCTCTTCATCTGGTCCCCAAGATGGTTAACCAGCCAGGTGCACGAGCCCTTGATTCTCGTGGGGGCTTCATTATTCATATTCCTTCTGCTATCTATGTTTGGAATGGGAAACATTGTAACTCTGTGATGTCTTGCAATGCAAGGACTGCAGCCTTTCAGATGATACGTTATGAGGGTGCAAAGGGTCCTATTTTGACCATCCATGAAGGTGAAGAACCTCCTGGGTTTTGGATTGCTCTTTCAGGTGATTCTGACAAAGAAGAAGAGGTCATGGTCATGGAGGAACCCTCTGAAGGCATGGAAAGTGCTGAGCTGGTTGATTCGGGGACTACTGGTCCAAGAAAAGTTGATGCATATGATTTGGATTTTGAGATTTTCCACAAGGCACTTGCTGGTGGGGTtgttccacctttttccttgtCTGATACAGGATTAGAAACTTGTCTTCCTGCTAGAGAACAAGGTTGGGCAAGACTGAGGAGGAAGTTTGCTAGTGGATTGCTCACATCCCCCAAATTGAACTGTGATGCTGATTCAGACCCATGCAATGATCATCAACCCAGTGTAGATGTGGAGGTTGAAAAACAAGATTCTGCAGATGAGCCTTTGTCACCATCATCAATTCCTCCCTGTGGTTCACCGGATTCCTTTGAATGCTATCCAAATAGGGAAAAAGGTAGTCCTGAAGCCATGGACTTCTCTGTTCATGGTGTTGCTTCATCATTGCCACTGTCTCCTCCTGGCACATCAAATCCTTTTCCTTGTTTTATAAGTTGCAGTCCAAAATTCAATTCCAAGTCACCAACACTTTCACCTTCAAGTTCTGATTATGCCAGTTCATTTACTTTTTCACCTTCCTCTACCAACTGGTCCGACTTGTCATTTTTGTCTCCTCGGCAGCCATTGTCATCCGGCCTTGAATCAGCTGAACCATTTAATGTTAAAGACTCGTCTTTCTCAAAAAATTCCTCTTTACTTCACAAAGAAGATGTCCCTTCACCCTTGGAGGAATTTTCAGCTAATCACACATTTGGAGGGGTGAACTCCAATTTGCCAATGAAAGGTTCTTTCCTCTCAATTGCAGAGTGCAGAGGGAGTCATCCACCGTCTCTTATGTTGCCACCCTCTGCCAGTGAATCCTCTCACGTCCCCAAGAACAACCTGGTAAGATCATTGTCTTTCTCTTTGCCTGAATTAGATGATAATGCGGTGAAGGGTGATACTTGCAAACAATCTGACCttgaaaacaaaggaaaatga
- the LOC114394596 gene encoding protein-tyrosine-phosphatase MKP1-like isoform X4 — protein MYALRYNKECPSAGSDDLGVWPLPQTPRGSIRTYYSSQPTKDFLFKRDKLAFFDKECSRIAEHIYLGSDTVAKNHELLRQNGITHMLNCVGFVCPEYFKGDFVYKTLWLQDSPTEDITSILYDVFDYFEDVREQGGRVLVHCCQGVSRSTALVIAYLMWREGQSFEDAFQFVKTARAVTNPNMGFACQLLQCQKRIHAMPTSPNSVHKMYRMAPHSPYDPLHLVPKMVNQPGARALDSRGGFIIHIPSAIYVWNGKHCNSVMSCNARTAAFQMIRYEGAKGPILTIHEGEEPPGFWIALSGDSDKEEEVMVMEEPSEGMESAELVDSGTTGPRKVDAYDLDFEIFHKALAGGVVPPFSLSDTGLETCLPAREQGWARLRRKFASGLLTSPKLNCDADSDPCNDHQPSVDVEVEKQDSADEPLSPSSIPPCGSPDSFECYPNREKGSPEAMDFSVHGVASSLPLSPPGTSNPFPCFISCSPKFNSKSPTLSPSSSDYASSFTFSPSSTNWSDLSFLSPRQPLSSGLESAEPFNVKDSSFSKNSSLLHKEDVPSPLEEFSANHTFGGVNSNLPMKGSFLSIAECRGSHPPSLMLPPSASESSHVPKNNLFRC, from the exons ATGTATGCGTTAAGATACAATAAG GAATGTCCTAGTGCTGGATCTGATGATCTTGGAGTTTGGCCACTTCCTCAGACTCCACGAGGCTCCATCAGAACCTATTATTCAAGTCAACCCACCAAAGATTTTCTCTTCAAGAGGGACAAGTTGGCCTTCTTTGACAAGGAGTGTTCCAGAATTGCTGAGCACATATACTTGGGGAGTGACACAGTAGCCAAGAACCATGAACTCCTCAGGCAGAATGGAATCACACACATGCTCAACTGTGTTGGGTTTGTTTGTCCCGAGTATTTCAAAGGTGATTTTGTGTACAAGACACTGTGGTTGCAGGACAGCCCCACGGAGGACATCACAAGCATTCTCTATGATGTGTTTGATTACTTTGAGGATGTCAGAGAGCAAGGTGGGCGTGTCCTTGTTCATTGCTGCCAAGGGGTTTCTCGATCAACGGCTTTGGTGATTGCTTACCTCATGTGGAGGGAGGGGCAGAGCTTTGAAGATGCTTTTCAGTTTGTGAAGACTGCAAGGGCTGTGACCAACCCGAACATGGGTTTTGCTTGTCAACTTTTGCAGTGCCAGAAAAGGATCCATGCTATGCCTACAAGTCCAAATTCTGTTCACAAGATGTATCGGATGGCTCCTCACTCCCCCTATGACCCTCTTCATCTGGTCCCCAAGATGGTTAACCAGCCAGGTGCACGAGCCCTTGATTCTCGTGGGGGCTTCATTATTCATATTCCTTCTGCTATCTATGTTTGGAATGGGAAACATTGTAACTCTGTGATGTCTTGCAATGCAAGGACTGCAGCCTTTCAGATGATACGTTATGAGGGTGCAAAGGGTCCTATTTTGACCATCCATGAAGGTGAAGAACCTCCTGGGTTTTGGATTGCTCTTTCAGGTGATTCTGACAAAGAAGAAGAGGTCATGGTCATGGAGGAACCCTCTGAAGGCATGGAAAGTGCTGAGCTGGTTGATTCGGGGACTACTGGTCCAAGAAAAGTTGATGCATATGATTTGGATTTTGAGATTTTCCACAAGGCACTTGCTGGTGGGGTtgttccacctttttccttgtCTGATACAGGATTAGAAACTTGTCTTCCTGCTAGAGAACAAGGTTGGGCAAGACTGAGGAGGAAGTTTGCTAGTGGATTGCTCACATCCCCCAAATTGAACTGTGATGCTGATTCAGACCCATGCAATGATCATCAACCCAGTGTAGATGTGGAGGTTGAAAAACAAGATTCTGCAGATGAGCCTTTGTCACCATCATCAATTCCTCCCTGTGGTTCACCGGATTCCTTTGAATGCTATCCAAATAGGGAAAAAGGTAGTCCTGAAGCCATGGACTTCTCTGTTCATGGTGTTGCTTCATCATTGCCACTGTCTCCTCCTGGCACATCAAATCCTTTTCCTTGTTTTATAAGTTGCAGTCCAAAATTCAATTCCAAGTCACCAACACTTTCACCTTCAAGTTCTGATTATGCCAGTTCATTTACTTTTTCACCTTCCTCTACCAACTGGTCCGACTTGTCATTTTTGTCTCCTCGGCAGCCATTGTCATCCGGCCTTGAATCAGCTGAACCATTTAATGTTAAAGACTCGTCTTTCTCAAAAAATTCCTCTTTACTTCACAAAGAAGATGTCCCTTCACCCTTGGAGGAATTTTCAGCTAATCACACATTTGGAGGGGTGAACTCCAATTTGCCAATGAAAGGTTCTTTCCTCTCAATTGCAGAGTGCAGAGGGAGTCATCCACCGTCTCTTATGTTGCCACCCTCTGCCAGTGAATCCTCTCACGTCCCCAAGAACAACCTG TTCAGGTGTTGA
- the LOC114394596 gene encoding protein-tyrosine-phosphatase MKP1-like isoform X3 has translation MYALRYNKECPSAGSDDLGVWPLPQTPRGSIRTYYSSQPTKDFLFKRDKLAFFDKECSRIAEHIYLGSDTVAKNHELLRQNGITHMLNCVGFVCPEYFKGDFVYKTLWLQDSPTEDITSILYDVFDYFEDVREQGGRVLVHCCQGVSRSTALVIAYLMWREGQSFEDAFQFVKTARAVTNPNMGFACQLLQCQKRIHAMPTSPNSVHKMYRMAPHSPYDPLHLVPKMVNQPGARALDSRGGFIIHIPSAIYVWNGKHCNSVMSCNARTAAFQMIRYEGAKGPILTIHEGEEPPGFWIALSGDSDKEEEVMVMEEPSEGMESAELVDSGTTGPRKVDAYDLDFEIFHKALAGGVVPPFSLSDTGLETCLPAREQGWARLRRKFASGLLTSPKLNCDADSDPCNDHQPSVDVEVEKQDSADEPLSPSSIPPCGSPDSFECYPNREKGSPEAMDFSVHGVASSLPLSPPGTSNPFPCFISCSPKFNSKSPTLSPSSSDYASSFTFSPSSTNWSDLSFLSPRQPLSSGLESAEPFNVKDSSFSKNSSLLHKEDVPSPLEEFSANHTFGGVNSNLPMKGSFLSIAECRGSHPPSLMLPPSASESSHVPKNNLEDCN, from the exons ATGTATGCGTTAAGATACAATAAG GAATGTCCTAGTGCTGGATCTGATGATCTTGGAGTTTGGCCACTTCCTCAGACTCCACGAGGCTCCATCAGAACCTATTATTCAAGTCAACCCACCAAAGATTTTCTCTTCAAGAGGGACAAGTTGGCCTTCTTTGACAAGGAGTGTTCCAGAATTGCTGAGCACATATACTTGGGGAGTGACACAGTAGCCAAGAACCATGAACTCCTCAGGCAGAATGGAATCACACACATGCTCAACTGTGTTGGGTTTGTTTGTCCCGAGTATTTCAAAGGTGATTTTGTGTACAAGACACTGTGGTTGCAGGACAGCCCCACGGAGGACATCACAAGCATTCTCTATGATGTGTTTGATTACTTTGAGGATGTCAGAGAGCAAGGTGGGCGTGTCCTTGTTCATTGCTGCCAAGGGGTTTCTCGATCAACGGCTTTGGTGATTGCTTACCTCATGTGGAGGGAGGGGCAGAGCTTTGAAGATGCTTTTCAGTTTGTGAAGACTGCAAGGGCTGTGACCAACCCGAACATGGGTTTTGCTTGTCAACTTTTGCAGTGCCAGAAAAGGATCCATGCTATGCCTACAAGTCCAAATTCTGTTCACAAGATGTATCGGATGGCTCCTCACTCCCCCTATGACCCTCTTCATCTGGTCCCCAAGATGGTTAACCAGCCAGGTGCACGAGCCCTTGATTCTCGTGGGGGCTTCATTATTCATATTCCTTCTGCTATCTATGTTTGGAATGGGAAACATTGTAACTCTGTGATGTCTTGCAATGCAAGGACTGCAGCCTTTCAGATGATACGTTATGAGGGTGCAAAGGGTCCTATTTTGACCATCCATGAAGGTGAAGAACCTCCTGGGTTTTGGATTGCTCTTTCAGGTGATTCTGACAAAGAAGAAGAGGTCATGGTCATGGAGGAACCCTCTGAAGGCATGGAAAGTGCTGAGCTGGTTGATTCGGGGACTACTGGTCCAAGAAAAGTTGATGCATATGATTTGGATTTTGAGATTTTCCACAAGGCACTTGCTGGTGGGGTtgttccacctttttccttgtCTGATACAGGATTAGAAACTTGTCTTCCTGCTAGAGAACAAGGTTGGGCAAGACTGAGGAGGAAGTTTGCTAGTGGATTGCTCACATCCCCCAAATTGAACTGTGATGCTGATTCAGACCCATGCAATGATCATCAACCCAGTGTAGATGTGGAGGTTGAAAAACAAGATTCTGCAGATGAGCCTTTGTCACCATCATCAATTCCTCCCTGTGGTTCACCGGATTCCTTTGAATGCTATCCAAATAGGGAAAAAGGTAGTCCTGAAGCCATGGACTTCTCTGTTCATGGTGTTGCTTCATCATTGCCACTGTCTCCTCCTGGCACATCAAATCCTTTTCCTTGTTTTATAAGTTGCAGTCCAAAATTCAATTCCAAGTCACCAACACTTTCACCTTCAAGTTCTGATTATGCCAGTTCATTTACTTTTTCACCTTCCTCTACCAACTGGTCCGACTTGTCATTTTTGTCTCCTCGGCAGCCATTGTCATCCGGCCTTGAATCAGCTGAACCATTTAATGTTAAAGACTCGTCTTTCTCAAAAAATTCCTCTTTACTTCACAAAGAAGATGTCCCTTCACCCTTGGAGGAATTTTCAGCTAATCACACATTTGGAGGGGTGAACTCCAATTTGCCAATGAAAGGTTCTTTCCTCTCAATTGCAGAGTGCAGAGGGAGTCATCCACCGTCTCTTATGTTGCCACCCTCTGCCAGTGAATCCTCTCACGTCCCCAAGAACAACCTG GAGGACTGCAACTAA
- the LOC114394596 gene encoding protein-tyrosine-phosphatase MKP1-like isoform X2: protein MYALRYNKECPSAGSDDLGVWPLPQTPRGSIRTYYSSQPTKDFLFKRDKLAFFDKECSRIAEHIYLGSDTVAKNHELLRQNGITHMLNCVGFVCPEYFKGDFVYKTLWLQDSPTEDITSILYDVFDYFEDVREQGGRVLVHCCQGVSRSTALVIAYLMWREGQSFEDAFQFVKTARAVTNPNMGFACQLLQCQKRIHAMPTSPNSVHKMYRMAPHSPYDPLHLVPKMVNQPGARALDSRGGFIIHIPSAIYVWNGKHCNSVMSCNARTAAFQMIRYEGAKGPILTIHEGEEPPGFWIALSGDSDKEEEVMVMEEPSEGMESAELVDSGTTGPRKVDAYDLDFEIFHKALAGGVVPPFSLSDTGLETCLPAREQGWARLRRKFASGLLTSPKLNCDADSDPCNDHQPSVDVEVEKQDSADEPLSPSSIPPCGSPDSFECYPNREKGSPEAMDFSVHGVASSLPLSPPGTSNPFPCFISCSPKFNSKSPTLSPSSSDYASSFTFSPSSTNWSDLSFLSPRQPLSSGLESAEPFNVKDSSFSKNSSLLHKEDVPSPLEEFSANHTFGGVNSNLPMKGSFLSIAECRGSHPPSLMLPPSASESSHVPKNNLVLNHRVRLITKRIVVQSYVI from the exons ATGTATGCGTTAAGATACAATAAG GAATGTCCTAGTGCTGGATCTGATGATCTTGGAGTTTGGCCACTTCCTCAGACTCCACGAGGCTCCATCAGAACCTATTATTCAAGTCAACCCACCAAAGATTTTCTCTTCAAGAGGGACAAGTTGGCCTTCTTTGACAAGGAGTGTTCCAGAATTGCTGAGCACATATACTTGGGGAGTGACACAGTAGCCAAGAACCATGAACTCCTCAGGCAGAATGGAATCACACACATGCTCAACTGTGTTGGGTTTGTTTGTCCCGAGTATTTCAAAGGTGATTTTGTGTACAAGACACTGTGGTTGCAGGACAGCCCCACGGAGGACATCACAAGCATTCTCTATGATGTGTTTGATTACTTTGAGGATGTCAGAGAGCAAGGTGGGCGTGTCCTTGTTCATTGCTGCCAAGGGGTTTCTCGATCAACGGCTTTGGTGATTGCTTACCTCATGTGGAGGGAGGGGCAGAGCTTTGAAGATGCTTTTCAGTTTGTGAAGACTGCAAGGGCTGTGACCAACCCGAACATGGGTTTTGCTTGTCAACTTTTGCAGTGCCAGAAAAGGATCCATGCTATGCCTACAAGTCCAAATTCTGTTCACAAGATGTATCGGATGGCTCCTCACTCCCCCTATGACCCTCTTCATCTGGTCCCCAAGATGGTTAACCAGCCAGGTGCACGAGCCCTTGATTCTCGTGGGGGCTTCATTATTCATATTCCTTCTGCTATCTATGTTTGGAATGGGAAACATTGTAACTCTGTGATGTCTTGCAATGCAAGGACTGCAGCCTTTCAGATGATACGTTATGAGGGTGCAAAGGGTCCTATTTTGACCATCCATGAAGGTGAAGAACCTCCTGGGTTTTGGATTGCTCTTTCAGGTGATTCTGACAAAGAAGAAGAGGTCATGGTCATGGAGGAACCCTCTGAAGGCATGGAAAGTGCTGAGCTGGTTGATTCGGGGACTACTGGTCCAAGAAAAGTTGATGCATATGATTTGGATTTTGAGATTTTCCACAAGGCACTTGCTGGTGGGGTtgttccacctttttccttgtCTGATACAGGATTAGAAACTTGTCTTCCTGCTAGAGAACAAGGTTGGGCAAGACTGAGGAGGAAGTTTGCTAGTGGATTGCTCACATCCCCCAAATTGAACTGTGATGCTGATTCAGACCCATGCAATGATCATCAACCCAGTGTAGATGTGGAGGTTGAAAAACAAGATTCTGCAGATGAGCCTTTGTCACCATCATCAATTCCTCCCTGTGGTTCACCGGATTCCTTTGAATGCTATCCAAATAGGGAAAAAGGTAGTCCTGAAGCCATGGACTTCTCTGTTCATGGTGTTGCTTCATCATTGCCACTGTCTCCTCCTGGCACATCAAATCCTTTTCCTTGTTTTATAAGTTGCAGTCCAAAATTCAATTCCAAGTCACCAACACTTTCACCTTCAAGTTCTGATTATGCCAGTTCATTTACTTTTTCACCTTCCTCTACCAACTGGTCCGACTTGTCATTTTTGTCTCCTCGGCAGCCATTGTCATCCGGCCTTGAATCAGCTGAACCATTTAATGTTAAAGACTCGTCTTTCTCAAAAAATTCCTCTTTACTTCACAAAGAAGATGTCCCTTCACCCTTGGAGGAATTTTCAGCTAATCACACATTTGGAGGGGTGAACTCCAATTTGCCAATGAAAGGTTCTTTCCTCTCAATTGCAGAGTGCAGAGGGAGTCATCCACCGTCTCTTATGTTGCCACCCTCTGCCAGTGAATCCTCTCACGTCCCCAAGAACAACCTG GTGTTGAACCACAGAGTGAGATTAATCACAAAGAGGATCGTAGTACAGAGTTATGTAATATAA